tgtcttattataaaaatatacctcctattgcttcagttgcatttgttcttgatcaAAGGCAGAAGCTAGAAGGTTTGCAGGAATATTTGGATgcatattacaaattcttaggaTTCAATGGAGGACAAGATTCCCAACCGGTTCCCATGAGCTTGCCCATGAGTGACATGGATACTCAGCAATCTGAACTAGACTCCGACAGCAttgtggatgtcaatgaaattgttgttgatactagaagtcaacttgttgaattatatgatagttattgtattatatatagtCATATAGTTCCACAGGTTACACAGGAGGCAGTAGAACAATCTAACAGTGGTGGAGGAGAATCATTCCGGCAgaggcaagcaaagaagaaaccaaggggaTCACAATATACAGAGCTTGACTTGTACTTAAACACTACCTTCCGGTTctcagaagaaatcaacacagaCATGACTTTCAACGTCCTCAACTGGTGGCAAGGTAATGAAAATCCGTACCCCATTCTTTCACTAATAGTAAAGGATATTTTTGTGTGTCCTATGTCTACAGTAGCTTGCGAGCAGACTTTTAGTGCAAATGGAAACATGTTGGATTCGACACGTTCGCAATTGAccccacaaaatattgaaattcaagtttgcacgGATGGCTGGAAACGTGCTCAAGTTCGGcaacaagaagcagaacaagAAAGTCCAAatgctagtgatttcttctacacagataacatgatgagcacacctGGCTCGACAGTCATTAAGTCCGACCAAGACCTAGATAGTACCGATTAAATAAGTGGGTGACTGATTACACTGTGTAACagaactacgtgggctttgattcctctcacacgcaggaggatacgtaggcaacttgATTCGGCATGTAAACGAATTAAGTCcaagccatttattttcaaatttagtgtaatttaaaattttagtaaaatttagtgtaatacatgggacatctcttattatttggaaacttgtggtcttcatttttggggtcttaattgatttagttttttaaaaaaaattctgaattttttcctaaattttcacaaattttttgattttttttttaattttttttttctgaattttctgtatttttttgaatttttttaatttttttttaggtggATCAACTAGCCGGCTCGCTGGCACAACTTGAAGCTCTGCCCGGCTCGAGCCTCAGCTCACGTGACCCGGACCCGCCAGGTCTGACGGGCCAACCCGGCCCGACAGGTTCTACACCcagccgggccgggtccgggttGGTGGGCCGGTGAACTGGACCCTGCAGGTTGGGCCCGCcggcccggttaaccggcccatGCCCACCTCTAGGTTTCATATCcccttttgtatattttaaaaaagtttgatgtatttttctCCTTTGGTGACCATCATAATTCcctcaatttttaaaaaattttgttaaattaatagaatatgaaaattttttgcatgataattttttaaattatattttacacatTACATATAAAATTGGATAATTACCTCCACTcccaatttaaaattatatttgcttattagtCATAAATCATTAATATTACTTAATATTTATCTATGCATTCATGATCAGCATTCAATCACAAAATATcactaaattataatattttattctcaAAGCACTAACCAGGTTTATTATATTGtagaattaataattaattcagGGTTCCAATTGAAAGCACACTGGTGGTATACAGGCCAAAACTCTGTAGTTATCTCCACACAAGTAAGACTATCTTATCCTCAGCATTGCTTAAATAATAATTCcattaaactaaataataaagaagTCCAGGTTGGCTCTTCTTGATCTGTgtgcatatgcatatataaagaTTAAGAAGTTTCTAAACTTGTTCTACTAGGGATGTGTATTCAGTCAAAGTAAGACTTCAAGgcgcaaataataataataacacaccGAAGTTGCTTCttgaaaatatcattttttcttAAGCACAGTGGGAAATGAAATAAAGTAATAACAGAGATTTTATTAGCAAATGAAAGAACTCttcttgtgctctctttctttttaatatacatatatgcacatTGAATTAAATATGAAGATGGTGATGGCAGCGGTGGACTAATTGAATTCAAATGGTTCTTATATTTATCCTTCTCTTTACataagggttgtgaagctccaATGCACCCatccatttgatttttttctttaattacacctccctatttaataataataataataaataaataaatatatatattaaataaatatgatggTTTGTGAACATGAATTCCGGGATTTTCTAATGTATATAATagaatatatttcataaataaatttgaaaatattgcttttatatttttttttgaataatttttgacTGATAAGTCTTTTATTACTACACATTGTAATGACACAtttcaattgtatttatttatttgtccatGGAGTACCAagatatcatatttattttattccatttGTAGTTGTCTAAGGATAaaggatataaaaaaataataatttaatttataataattttactaaaaCACTTTaccattatattaaaaaattaaaagttcgACTCTCTTCCAATGCAATGTGTGATTgtgatttaataattttaaaaaataggtgtTTGTGTAAAGGTGACTTGCCTAGATTGAAAAGTCTCAGTCTAGTGTATTGTAACATGATCAAATTGTTTGCTTGATTGAAAATAAGCAATTGATCAATTGAAGATATCAGACAGAATACAATTGAAGACATTAAAGCGcatcaaatgaaaaagatttGGAGGCATTGACATTTTAGTCCAATTGAAAGATTGAGCAAGAGTATTAATGAGCACAGTCCTCAAAGAGTACCTTGGACACTAGTGCATTGTTTCATGAACAATGCGTGCATGCCCTTTGGGGACTATTCCCTTGTGTTAATGCATCAAATTTAATGCCTAAATTTCTCAACCCTGATTGGAATCAGGGATGCATTTGTTTGCATTAGGCCAATGAAACGATATTGCATGCCATGGTGAAATAAATAGCCAactataattaacaaaaaaataaaataaaataaaaacataaatttacatttttttttaaaaaaaaaaacatacaatcaaAACATGAGATGATGATTCCATTAAAATCGCGTTTTTAAAACATACAAtcgtatttttaattttatttgtctaCCTATTCTTTCAATTTTATACAAATCTGCTAACATCCTGCTTTCTTGGCTTTCAACAAATCCCGAGAATATCCAACAAGAAACCACAGAGGCCACCCAAAGGATCAAGCGCTCCCTCAACTTTCTGAGCACTAGACCTACTGATCTTATCGGCGATTCGGTGCACACTGCTGACCAGGAGTAATCCTCCTCTTCTTGTTGCTGGGTAGGCCTGTGTCTCCAGACGGTAGCCTTCGTCCGTCcagcttgttttattttctctctctttttgtaTTGCTTTTGCTCACTATTCTCCTCATCCCTGGTGAGGATTTCAGTATGttatttactttcaattttttattgttcGTTGTTCTCTCTCTGTTGTACTCCTTTGttctcttctttttaataaattggtggtttatccacttttttcaaaaaaaaaaaaaaatacgatgATGATTCCgttaaaatgaaaattgaatAGCAACTCatttcactaattttttttatcataataaactttaaaatatatttaaataagtaaatttaatatatagcTTGACTTTGTTATTCCTTGAATGTGGTGTGATAGCCTAAATTCTTCACTATcaccataaataaaaaaaaaaattctcatattaaaaaaatcacataagtTACCtcggaaatatttttttatcaaatcacAAACTCTTAACAGATGATTTGTTGCATCaatctttttctcttatttatttaattattattattattattattatggcaGTAGCTAATAAGCTGTATCACCCTGTTGAGCTGTTGAGTTAATGGTATAACTCCctgatgtgtgtatatatatatatttactttcatttattttactggaaatgaacaaaaagtccctccaaaattcaggtattcacaaaaaaaaccccatgactttgagtattctcaaaagattcTTCTTTTTTCTGACAGCTTATTTTTTAAGCGGAAAgtcataattttaagcggaaaagtcaaattttaaactcaaatgtgtaatatgttaagtgaaaacttatgtagttaagcgaaaacaccaaattttaagcggaaactaataattttaagcggaaaagtcaaattttaaatgcaaatgtGGTAGATGTTAAGTGAAAATGATGTGGTTAAAACGAAAACACGAATGTTAAAACtgaaactatatttttttaaaccaagaATACATGTcgtaaaaatagaataaactaacgAGTAGAAGTTTGCGATTAATCGAAAAGTATATTGtcgtgattgaaaaataaactgCTCAAAAAGAGAGCGTCTGCAGAAATTCAAAATCGCTCGAAAAGTGCATGCCTGAGATGTTTAAACTTTTCgggaactaaaaaaataattttccctttattttaataaaaacatttgtATATGGGGTAAAAGACATAGTAAATACTAGATGGTTGGATTCATATAGAAAAGAGTGGGGTTTGTTAAGCCCAAAAAGTGAAAGTATCCATGCAAAAATTCAACCGGCCAAACCCCACTCGTGCTCCTCAAAAGATACAAACAAGCCCTTTCGGATAGAAAAGCATCATATCATCATCTGACAATGTGGTAAAAACACACAATCACTGACCACTCACACTTGAGTGTATGTGTCCCCGCATGCCTCGTCtttaatattatcaataataataataataatattaacacataaaaaaaaacagacaattaattaaaacacaaaaaatgataaaaacctTCATTCATTACTCAAGTCATTCTTCATTCATACACATTTAATTTTAGATGCAGTACATGTAGTAGATCATATAAACTTCTACTACTGCTGCTTGTCTGCTACTACTAAGTGGTACACAAGAGAAATCATCTAAGTTAAACATAGTAAGTAAGCAAATTAACTAAATTAAGCATCAGTGAAACTTAGAttataattaagaaaagaagacagTAATTAGTCAGAAGGAGGAGAGAAGATGGCATGGCAAACGTCAGAGAAGGCACGGAGAATGAGAGGGTGGTATTGAGGGGAGTTGAGAGAGAGAAGACTATGAAGAAGCTCTCTGAGATCATCCCAGCCGTAGATCTGGTTCTCAACAATCATCTGCACCATTGATTCACGGAAGTCCAAGTATGGCTCAGAAGAGTCCTTCTCAACGGCCACACTCTCTCCGACAACccttgtcttcttcttcatcatcttcttcttcttcttcttcttggtgttCTGGTTCATGGAGTTTGAACAAGTTGGGTTTTGAGGAGAGTCTTGGAATGAGAAAGAGGATGAagaagtggtggtggtggtagtgGTGGTCGTCAGGGAGGTGGTGGAGAAGTAAGGGTTTTGTTTCTTGGGAATTGGATTGAttgaggagaagaaggaggagagctTGTTTCTCCGGCAACCACAGCCGATGTCGACGATCACCGGATGACGCCGGACGGCGAACTTTCTCTTGCTTAAAGGCATGGTGATATGTTGTCTATTATGGCGATATTATGTGAACATGGAGATTGAGAAGGAGGGACTTGGGAGGGGGAGGATTTAAGGAGAGAGGGGATGGAGAGAGGGATTTGACTTTGTAGTGAGAGATAAAGAGTATTAATGGGACATGTGAAGATAGTTattagtggtggtggtggtttatttttattttaatttagtgtattgataaaaacatgaatatttgGAGAGAGGGAGAAAAGAGGGGGGCACCGTACATTTAGTAGAGCAGTGCAATTGCTTGtaagtgtttgtttgtttgtttgtttatgagGAGGGGTGTGAGTGtggttatttaattaattagattggACATAAACAAGCTGTCCTAATTATAACAGGTGAGAGTATTAGATGTGGATGTGGTTAGTATATTCATGGGTGATGGTTGGGTTTGTGGTCTTCTCAAGTGCTAAGTTTGTTTTGAGATCTTAGCAAGCAGTTTTATAAGGTAATGAATGAGTTAACCAACAACAGAAAAAGCAAcatgataaacaaaaatacaaaccaACAAAACATAATGATGAATGCTATTGCTATCAACACCCCCACcttgaaaattttaacataCGTGAACCGAGAATAGAGACAAATATAATCATGAAATAAAATACACgaaattcatcaaattttaaGTTGGGTCAATAAATATGTGCAAACAATTGTCTTCAATGacaaatttttgataaatactcCCAGGCCAAAAGTCTAGTGGTTAAGCTATGTATGTAActtgtctatatttttttataataaataaataaataaataaacacctTATCAACTCAATGTGAAAGGACCAAAAAAGTATTTCTCTAAATCAAGAAGAATGCAAAGAACTCTCTCAAGAAAACTCCAATCACCTTTCTTTGATCTCCTGCctcaaatcaaatataaaaatgtataaCCAATACTAAAAACagatttcaaattatatttatatgcaaTCAGTaaacatagttaaaattaattaaaatgatttagACATCCCAAAACCCCCCACaacttgagttatttttatcAGTACAATATGGCATgcttaaattaaaaagttatgcTCATAAATGAGAATCCAACTGATGCAAGTAATGTCGATTATACGAGATTCTCTTTAAAGGCAAATAAATGTGCTTCTGTGGAGATGCAAAACAAGGGAAAAGTTGCACTAGTGCTAAAAACAAATACCAAGGTTATAaatgtataataaataaattaaataaaaaaaaaaaaacatttcatagAGAAGGAAAAGGTCACCTAGTCAAAGCAACAGCAAAGAGTGGGTGAAACAACGGCTACTCAATGGCTTGTGGACGTGTCTCTGCTCATTATACCTCCCTAGACAATTGAGTGACTGAACAATTTCTTGTGCCTGTTTATATGAACATGTCACAAGGCCATTAGAAACCATGAAATCTTTGTCCCAGACTGACAAACACATGAACTTGAACCAATTATTTCCTCCAATCTCTTTTGCAGTGTTATGTCAATTCATTCATCCACACTGTCAAAGTGATGATCAAAAcctaggaaaaaaataaacaagttgGAAATACAACAAATGGAGAAAAAGAGGAAACCTGGATGGCCTTGCTCAGTGGTCTTGGATTTTAACCTTTGCTCTGAGTTCCAAACTAGCATTAATCATCTGTACATGTAGCATTGCTACGTTCTCAAACTGTTTCTTGTTAACAAGCACTAACATCTTACAACAGACTGACTACAATACAAATAATTATTGTGCAGGTGttacatatttatattgatgatgtaaatttaattGTGAAGACCTTCAATTAACCAAACCAATCCTGCTTTCCTCTCCAATTGGAGTTAGGATTTTAGGGGACATCCACCAGATGGTGTCTGAGGTCCCGGGCTGTTGATGCTACCCATTATGAAATCCTCATCATGTTTACCCTCGGCATCCCACTGAACATCAGCTTAAATGGAAGTTATGGAAATCAATGCTTGAATTTGAATAAAACGAGTAAAAAGAACAGAAAAAGTGGAGAAACAGGAATGAGATCAGTAAGGATACGTTGTGTCTTCCACATGTCAGTAATGCTCACTTCAGCATCTGATAGAAGCCAGTAGTCAGCATCAGtctgcaagaaaaaaaaaattatattaattcagAGTTTCAGACAGGGTATTGTAGATTTGGCTGCGggtaaaataataacaataataataagtgtaATATCCctagtaaaacaaaacaaaaacagaggCTGAAAACTGGAAGATTGCTTAAGTTCTTTGCTGTGTATGAAACATAATTTGCTGCCACTTTGTATGGCACTGACCGAAGTGTGAACCAAGAAAATTTTGACATTACACTTATTTCTCTTTGAATCATAGACAggtgaaaatatttaaacgcCAAGATGGATCAAGGCATCCTAATGAACAAAATGTGCACCTCTGCCAACAGAGACCAAGTTCCGAGATCCACATATGGCCGGCTTATGCCTTATCAGAGATTATATTAACTTGAGGCAAATTGCagatttcatgttttgtttgtcaTCTAATTGATGGATATAGTATACATTACCATACCATATCCTTAGACAAGAATTATGATGCGCAGACAAAACATGACTTTTTGATCATTGAACTTACATCAACATCGGAGGGCACAATCTTCATCATACCACTAACTAAGTCTTGTGAAGTACCATTAGTGCCTTGAACATCAATCTCCATGTGCATCTTTTGGCTTTCACCTGTCGCAGCAGCCGCTTCAGCAGATCTAGAATTTGGTGCAGGCAAGGGGCTAGAAGGTGCATCCGCACTATTCATTTCCTCAAATTTCTCCTCAAATTGGctaaatcaacatcaaaagaaaatcataaagaTTCTGAAAATATCAGCAGTTCTTGAGTTTTGTTATCGTGTCAtcttaaacatgttttttctttattaaaagtAGTGGCATGCTTTTCATTTATGAGCGTAGGGCCACGTTGGTCTTCCATTACCTTACTAGATAAACATCTATATGGCCCATAGTGCTTCTTAGGATAATTCTGTATCTCCTCTGTGGGTAATCAACGGCCTGTTCAATGcaatgggaaaaaaatgaaatacttgaaTGATTAAAGTGCAAATAGAGAGTAATTATTCTTATCTAATTTCTTACCTCATCAGGGTCTGGAACCTCAAGGGTGGTGCCATGTGGTGCCTTAATTGCTATTAAGGTTTCATTCTATAATAAAGACCAACAATTACTCATAATcagaattataataataaataataaataaatatccaaaatgTCTTTCTTTAGACACACACAAATGAAACTAGCTCATGTTATACTGCCTAAAAAGAACCTGAAAACAGGGTAGGCCCTTGATATCATCTTCCGTGACATAGAGCCACCTAACAAAACAGAGAGACCAATGAATCGGAACACTATCACAAGTGCAAAGCAACCAATTGATTGTGAAATGAGAAAAGCACATCCCACACCTTTGATTGTTTGCATCTTCACAAAGATCTCTCAGTTTTGCTTGCATTTCACTGCAAGGTGTTCATGttgtggatttttcatataattgaaAGAATAGAAAGTTTAGGAGAGAGCAGTTTGATCAAAAGGCAGCCAACCTTATGTGATCATCTAAATTGTGTTCCTTCATGGAAAGACTTTCAACTTCTTCCTGTGGTAAAGATCaatcaaaatacaattaatGTCCAGACATGTCAATAACTGCACAATACAATATCAGAGTCATCAACTAAGCTGTTTCAAGAGGTTAACATCACTGTCGTAGACTAGCTGTATTAACCAGCAGACGATCTGATGACCTCAATAAATGCAAATAGATGATGCACATGTTTAAAGCTAGAAACAAGAAGTTCCGATCAATACCTGTAGAAATGAAACACCATCATCCAACTCTCCAGGGTTTGAGTCATCAAGGCCCCTGTTGGAAGAATTGGCCATCAAAGTTTTGTTATGAAGAGTCATCAAGAAaaccaaaattcaaaaagaacAGATAAATTACTTCCAGTGTATTCTGTTCTTAAGTTTCTTCTCAATCAGTCCAATTCCTTCGAGGACATTTGTTATGTCATATATCCGCCTCTTTTGCACCTGAATAAACCAAAGAAGTTCTCAAAAATGACTAGAAATGGAGGATCTAAAAATAGTTAATGCCCTAACTCATATACATACCTCTAGAATTTCTGCAGCTTTGTTTAGATCAAGGATGCCGTCATTTGCATGCTTGAGTAAATTAATGAACTTTCTTGTCAAGAGACCTAATGAAGTACCAACAAATATGACAATAAGCACTACAACCGAATCATATTTCCAAACTTCAAAGCCTTCTTCTTTAACCTATGAACTTTACATATAGAATTCCAAATGTTTAATGGCTTCAAAGTTCAAAGTCTAGCAGGTGAGTTAAACAAAATCCAATTCAGAATTCATAATTACCTAGAGAGCTATCATAACGGCAAGTGCCAGCAGGGGTTGGATTGTTTTTGGGAGAACCTGCAGATAAACCAATAATGCCTCATTGTTCTTAAAGAAAATCAGACATACCTATGGCAGAAAGCATTATATAACAAAATCAACAGGATTCAAGATTAATGTGATCATTCCTTGTGCTAAAGAAACATTGTTAGCAGGAATGCCCACCATCATTTTGAATAGGAGTCGGGGATCCGGATTTATTAGATTTTGCAGCTTTGGGTTTGCCACTATTCCGGCCTCCTTTGCCAGATACAGGTGTATGGAAAGGGCTAGTAATGACCTCAGTGAATCCAGGGCTAGTAGTCCACTCACTTGATTCAGCagcattgtttttttcttgtccAGGCTTTCTTTTTAACTGCacggaaaaataatttttcacatATTATGAGCAACAGAAAATGTAGCTTCTCAAAAGTGTACAAGAACAACACAAAATCTCATATGTTATGGTTCTACAATATTAGTGCTCAAGTTTACACTTTGAAGAGATTAGACAGCATCTGCTGGGAACATAGCCTCAGTGACATAACGGAGCATTGTAGAAGATAAACATGGCACATCAATCACCAAATGTAACATTTGTATCGTTAATTGTGGCATTGCCTCAGTAAGCCAATGTAAAACCACtgtcaaatgaaaaaaaaaggatatgtATGATATGTTATATTCTGGCAATAGCATATTTATTTCCTCCAGAAGAAACAGATGACTGACTGAGCATTGGTCAGACAACTTCTTACGACCAAAATTTTCTCACAGCCTTTGATTAACTTTCAAATGTAAAGAGTTGTAAACATGCCCATACAAATATCCTCATTGCAATAGATAAAAGTGCATTctaaaatttgaagaaaaacacTCCATGTGCATCAGATATTCAGCATAATGCAAGATTATAAGACAAAACCAGAATTCAGAAAGGCTCAGCCAATTAATTCAAACTTCCTCTTCCTAATAACACATGAAAATAAGCCCATGCCCCGAACTTAGCGCAACCCAATCACCTGTGATGATGTACaagttttaaataaacataggagaagaagtaaaaaaacataaaaaaggaaGTTGCAGCCACTGCTCATACAGCACACTGTTGAAGAAAAAGGTATCCCATTTAGAATTTTAGACTAGTACATACTCAAAATTATTATAGCAACAACGAGGAGAGGAGCAGAGGGCAATGAGTCTGGTTACACATTgtatgaatgaaaaagaagaagagctgAGTAGGGTGTTAATTCTTCTGTTTTTCTAACAACACTACAGCCAAACAGTGGTTCAGTGCCCAGTCACTGCTTCAAACATTACCCTAATGACTCTATATTGGCAGAAAGATTGTCCTCATTTCTCCACTGACAATTCTTTAGCCAAAGTTAAACCTTGAATTCAACGCAACTCAGCACTCACTACAATTACTTCATATCACATTCGTGGCAACTATTATATAACATTGCACAAAAATGTACCCAAATTCCTGCtacaaaaacaactaaaatgacatgaataacaagaacaacacaaaaaatatatatacaacttcaagaaaaagataagCAAGAAAAAGGCCAAGCCCTAATCGGCGTTGAAACTCACGGGAGTCCGGACATCAAGTGAATC
This region of Dioscorea cayenensis subsp. rotundata cultivar TDr96_F1 unplaced genomic scaffold, TDr96_F1_v2_PseudoChromosome.rev07_lg8_w22 25.fasta BLBR01000255.1, whole genome shotgun sequence genomic DNA includes:
- the LOC120253947 gene encoding transcription repressor OFP8-like; this translates as MPLSKRKFAVRRHPVIVDIGCGCRRNKLSSFFSSINPIPKKQNPYFSTTSLTTTTTTTTTSSSSFSFQDSPQNPTCSNSMNQNTKKKKKKKMMKKKTRVVGESVAVEKDSSEPYLDFRESMVQMIVENQIYGWDDLRELLHSLLSLNSPQYHPLILRAFSDVCHAIFSPPSD
- the LOC120253940 gene encoding transcription factor E2FB-like isoform X1 is translated as MSGSGTAARCSGPPPSGQILQPPPMPYREVLPFPSGRPSFVPGGVFHSFPASDSLDVRTPLKRKPGQEKNNAAESSEWTTSPGFTEVITSPFHTPVSGKGGRNSGKPKAAKSNKSGSPTPIQNDGSPKNNPTPAGTCRYDSSLGLLTRKFINLLKHANDGILDLNKAAEILEVQKRRIYDITNVLEGIGLIEKKLKNRIHWKGLDDSNPGELDDGVSFLQEEVESLSMKEHNLDDHISEMQAKLRDLCEDANNQRWLYVTEDDIKGLPCFQNETLIAIKAPHGTTLEVPDPDEAVDYPQRRYRIILRSTMGHIDVYLVSQFEEKFEEMNSADAPSSPLPAPNSRSAEAAAATGESQKMHMEIDVQGTNGTSQDLVSGMMKIVPSDVDTDADYWLLSDAEVSITDMWKTQPDVQWDAEGKHDEDFIMGSINSPGPQTPSGGCPLKS
- the LOC120253940 gene encoding transcription factor E2FB-like isoform X2, which translates into the protein MSGSGTAARCSGPPPSGQILQPPPMPYREVLPFPSGRPSFVPGGVFHSFPASDSLDVRTPLKRKPGQEKNNAAESSEWTTSPGFTEVITSPFHTPVSGKGGRNSGKPKAAKSNKSGSPTPIQNDGSPKNNPTPAGTCRYDSSLGLLTRKFINLLKHANDGILDLNKAAEILEVQKRRIYDITNVLEGIGLIEKKLKNRIHWKGLDDSNPGELDDGVSFLQEEVESLSMKEHNLDDHISEMQAKLRDLCEDANNQRWLYVTEDDIKGLPCFQNETLIAIKAPHGTTLEVPDPDEAVDYPQRRYRIILRSTMGHIDVYLVSQFEEKFEEMNSADAPSSPLPAPNSRSAEAAAATGESQKMHMEIDVQGTNGTSQDLVSGMMKIVPSDVDTDADYWLLSDAEVSITDMWKTQLGCRG